A window of the Flavobacteriales bacterium genome harbors these coding sequences:
- a CDS encoding sigma-70 family RNA polymerase sigma factor: MRLSALSDQELIRLYVQGEEICFEELVNRHKDRLFTYLVLLLKDRNLAEDFFQDTLVKVIHTLKSGRYLEEGKFRPWVLRIAHNLVIDHFRKLKKMRMQHSTDEFDVFEVISCEDLNREEVFVQDQIHSDLRKLVTMLPEDQKEVLLMRVYAKMPFKEIAWVTEVSINTALGRMRYALINLRQLMEDHNVRLVA; this comes from the coding sequence ATGCGATTATCTGCCCTAAGTGATCAGGAGTTGATCCGCCTGTATGTTCAAGGAGAAGAGATCTGTTTTGAGGAGTTGGTGAACCGTCACAAAGACAGGTTGTTCACGTACTTGGTTCTATTGTTAAAAGACCGCAATCTTGCTGAAGATTTCTTCCAGGATACTTTGGTGAAGGTGATCCACACCTTGAAGTCAGGAAGATATTTGGAAGAAGGCAAGTTCCGCCCATGGGTTTTGCGTATTGCGCACAACTTGGTGATAGACCACTTCCGCAAACTGAAGAAGATGCGCATGCAGCACTCAACCGATGAGTTCGATGTGTTTGAGGTGATCAGTTGCGAAGACCTTAACCGTGAGGAGGTTTTTGTTCAAGATCAGATTCACTCGGATCTACGGAAATTGGTGACCATGCTGCCCGAAGACCAGAAAGAAGTGCTGCTGATGCGCGTTTACGCTAAGATGCCTTTCAAGGAAATTGCTTGGGTAACGGAAGTAAGCATCAACACGGCTTTGGGAAGAATGCGCTATGCACTGATCAACCTTCGCCAGTTGATGGAAGACCATAATGTAAGGCTGGTAGCCTGA
- a CDS encoding PIN domain-containing protein: MKSILIDAGPLIALFDRSDKYHLKALQFIKDFEGELWTTWPVITEASYMLDFSTKAQLSLLSWIERGGLHLVDLNESQVFRFTELMDKFDDVPMDLADASLIVASELKNYKEVASIDSDFYIYRDVRNQYLTNVFEV, translated from the coding sequence GTGAAAAGCATTCTCATTGATGCAGGTCCGTTGATTGCCCTTTTTGACAGGAGCGATAAGTACCATTTGAAAGCTCTTCAGTTCATAAAGGATTTTGAAGGAGAACTTTGGACAACCTGGCCTGTGATCACGGAAGCAAGTTACATGCTTGATTTCAGCACTAAGGCTCAACTGAGTTTGCTTTCTTGGATTGAGCGGGGTGGATTGCATCTTGTGGATCTTAATGAATCGCAGGTTTTTCGATTTACAGAATTGATGGACAAGTTTGATGATGTGCCAATGGATCTGGCAGATGCCTCATTGATCGTTGCTTCCGAATTGAAGAATTATAAGGAGGTGGCGAGCATTGATTCGGATTTCTACATTTATCGAGATGTACGGAATCAATACCTAACAAATGTCTTTGAGGTCTGA
- a CDS encoding CopG family transcriptional regulator, giving the protein MNKEIEKKLESYSQRMNLSKSSVVKEALIAYLSQSDIDHTPFELGEDLFGADASGNTDSSTTYRSKLKDKLREKHSH; this is encoded by the coding sequence TTGAATAAAGAAATTGAGAAAAAGTTGGAGAGTTACAGCCAACGGATGAATCTTTCCAAATCCTCGGTGGTCAAAGAAGCCTTGATTGCTTATTTGAGTCAATCAGATATTGATCATACACCATTTGAATTAGGCGAAGATCTTTTTGGAGCCGATGCAAGCGGCAATACAGATTCGTCTACTACTTACAGATCCAAACTGAAAGACAAGCTTCGTGAAAAGCATTCTCATTGA
- a CDS encoding phosphatase PAP2 family protein produces the protein MSLRSENLETVFNRPDREIIIVFWKWVTIVLSIFLVTYLTANSLASQNPHRYEMYSTWELNVPLVPWMIVVYLSYVGVFLLLPMLMKTGRSIQSLAYAFLTSIGVSTVIFVLFPGELGYHRPEHVAGFNYLFQALYDVDKPHNLFPSLHVTFSSMTALAIAHQSDVRWFRWVIAGWALLIALSVVLVHQHHVFDIVTGLMLGFCCFRFVYLRYV, from the coding sequence ATGTCTTTGAGGTCTGAGAATTTGGAAACGGTTTTCAATCGTCCCGACAGGGAAATTATCATAGTCTTCTGGAAGTGGGTGACGATTGTACTTTCCATATTTCTCGTCACATATCTCACGGCAAACTCCTTGGCTTCCCAAAATCCGCATCGGTACGAGATGTATTCGACCTGGGAATTGAATGTTCCTTTGGTTCCTTGGATGATCGTGGTTTACCTTTCGTATGTTGGTGTGTTCCTGCTTCTGCCTATGCTGATGAAAACGGGCAGGTCCATTCAAAGCTTGGCCTACGCATTTCTGACCTCGATCGGAGTTTCAACTGTAATATTCGTTCTATTTCCAGGAGAGTTGGGCTATCATCGTCCCGAACATGTGGCGGGGTTCAATTATCTGTTTCAGGCGCTGTACGATGTGGATAAACCACATAATCTGTTCCCATCATTGCATGTCACTTTTTCCAGTATGACCGCATTGGCCATTGCGCACCAGTCAGATGTTCGCTGGTTCCGTTGGGTCATTGCAGGTTGGGCATTGCTTATTGCACTATCGGTTGTTCTTGTACATCAGCATCATGTGTTCGACATAGTTACTGGGTTGATGTTGGGTTTTTGCTGCTTCCGATTTGTATATCTCCGCTACGTTTAA